Genomic segment of Hylaeus volcanicus isolate JK05 chromosome 6, UHH_iyHylVolc1.0_haploid, whole genome shotgun sequence:
NNNNNNNNNNNNNNNNNNNNNNNNNNNNNNNNNNNNNNNNNNNNNNNNNNNNNNNNNNNNNNNNNNNNNNNNNNNNNNNNNNNNNNNNNNNNNNNNNNNNNNNNNNNNNNNNNNNNNNNNNNNNNNNNNNNNNNNNNNNCGAATCCCGTAGCGACGGCCCTAACTGACCGAAACATAGCGAGCAATGGCTGTGCAGCGGCAAAACACCGTTCATGCGTTCCGAGTTGACATTTTGTCAAACCGTATGGATTAGAAaccgttccaacatttgccgcgggtggttttctcttcagaaatgtttccaGAACCCTATAATGCATAGTAAATTCGATCTAGATGAATAactcttcattaaaatacaaaagtatttcgtgaaaaattcacgcatcatcacctttttgaaattcggtgttcatttacaggcattcaaaagagcagataattctaaaggaacatatcttcatattcagaaaacacttctctatcttttaagactaaatataactttctagcgttcgtagttttcaagtagtactacGTTTTCTCTAACAATTgaccgtttttacaaaatctcgtatttctcgaaaactaagggtgatggagcaatttcactttcagattcgtatttaggacgaggaaccctataagaatcacctagtggatatcgcggaaaaaaaatcgtgttggACAGTGTAATTATATCTGGTTCTTTAGATAGATATTCTATTTctgactttttatttttaatgctaCAATCCTacaattccaaaaaataattttaatagactGAGTCATGTTTTAATTGGATAGATCATTCGTTTTTGTTCAAATAAGAGTCTTGATTATTGTCGTTCTTGTTGTAGCTGTCATTAACATTCTGGTCTATCTCTAAGTCGTTATGTTCATCCAACACCTGAGTATAAATTGTATCCATAGgtatattttccaatatcCTCTCCTCCACATCAGTAttgtattgtttttttcaaCACATTTATCTTTGGACGATAACTACTATCCTCCTCTGCCTCCTTACTCTTTTCCGTGTTTCTCTGCTGATGTTTTAGTACAAGCCCGTATTTCTCCCTCGTTATAATCCCCCTTCTCATTATCAtctgttattttttccataaatcTGTTGGCTTGGTCTTTATTATAGAAAGACACATCGGCTTTGTTAAATCCAGATGCTTTTAAGTCGTATGCGCTGGAGTTTAGTTTGAAAACCTCTTTGGCCATAAGGATAAGATTCtccttattattatttgtaatatgctcgcttttaatttgtactaattAATTAAGCTAAATTGTTGTAATTTGTTCTTGTTTACTTTCTCATCAATCAGCGTAGGAacttgaaacttggcacagaTTAGTCTTTTTTGATAAcctatacaatatattattgcaaatCGAAATCGGTCTAAGGACACTTCTTTTTACCCCCTTTACCTGCTATACCTTTTGATCAAGTATCGATAGATAAGTTTATTCGATGAAGCCTATGTTTTTGGTGTTTTTTTATCTTCTGTATGTTTTTTTCTGTTTGATATGTATGATTTGTGCGTTGTGTATAAGTCTTGTGCCACTTGTTCAAACACTTTTTTGAAAACAGGAACGAATCGTCGTTACTTTAATCGTTTTGTTTACAGATtgaaatacaaaacaaaatgaaatcgataCACAACGTCATCGACATGCTTACTGGAATTATCGGTGACAAAGCTACTGTTGACGATCTTAAAAGCAAGTTTAAGCTAGAGATTAACAAACGTTCGAGAAGTCCCAAGGAAGACTTTCCGAAAGGAAAATCAGAGTCGCCCGACAGATCGTCAGTGTCTGATTCTGACAAGGAGTCCAAACTCGAAAGGGAATTGAAAGAACGAAAGTCTCCCGAAGATGCGAAACCTATGTACAATCTCGTGCATTACGATCCAGAAATGCATTGGTGTAAAGTCTGCGATATATTTCCTAAAACGGCAAAGGAATATTTGAATCATCTGCATAGCAATGAGCACAAAGAAGCTTGTTTAGTAAGTCGCCCTATCGTTGATAATAGTAGAGCCCTAGTAAAAAGCCCTCCTTCAACTTTTTGGTATAGGTACTTTCGAATAATCAAATCTAGAAATATTCCCAATTGACGATCGTTTTTCCtaaataacaatttacaaTCATTAGAACAGGTTgctgaaaaaaaatgtaactgaTTATTGATTTACGGTTGCGAGAGAACGAAAACGGATTCGGTTAAAAGACTATGTATAATTCTAATTTGAGCTATATTTCGTGTAAGGATGATATATGTATTACAGTAACGATCGACGTGCAGGTACTTGGTACATAGTCTGATTGGTGTACCGTAACAGTGTCACTTAAAAAGTACCACCGAGTATTGTCTCGTACAGTTTGTAACGAGCGttgttttattaacgttttGCTCCCTACAACAGGAACGGAAGATAGTTGATATGCCATGGCATGAGCGGAATGGAGAGGGAACGGAAAAGGAAGTGCCCTATTATCCTGGACTGCCAACGAAAAGAACACCGATTAAAGGTACGGTTCATTTCAGTGGATAATTACTAATAGAATACAATTCCGTAGCTTGTGCACAGACACTGTGGTATGTATTGAAGAGACCTACGGCTATGGTTTGCTCGAAAATTTGTCTGCATTAAAACGTAAATGTCGACTCGTGGAATCGAATCTTGTACAAAAAAAGCGCCgcttaaaagaaagaaaaaattcttttctaacCTAATCATTGAGAGTAAATACGCGTATTAGAAAGATGtctctatattttctttactatTCATAATTTCCCATATAATGCGCGGAATATTGTTgcttttctttctattcttGTTTGTTCTCTTGAAAAGTGTCCATCTATATCACGTTGTTAGCAGCAAATTTTGTAGCAACGATGGTAAAATACCGTAGAGATGCACtggatttttaaacgaatggaCCCGAGGAGTACAATTCCGAGCGGTTTCAGATATTTCTGTTTCTATAATCGAGCTGTTTATCCAATTATTCGTCGCAAGTGTATAATTCATCGAATCGTCGTACATAGATCGAGCTTTACGGTCaagaacgaacgaaagaagacTATTTATCGATtgtgaaagaaaatatcaatataagTAATCGGTATTGTCGTAATGATGGTGTGTGTACAAAAACAACGTATTTAATTGATACGAAATGTGTAAACTGTGGCAATTGCTCGTGTTACTTATTTTACTCGGTATATTTGTTACATCTATATATacctgtatacagggtgtccaaaaaatgttggaggtccttgaaaggggtggttcagaggatgatttgaaacaactttttccttagcgaaatgttatttcaaatcaccccccgaacccccccttttcaaggaccacCAACATTTCTTGGACAACttgtatattcaaatatatgtacgttcatgatataaatatttttgtgaaacgTACTGTGAGTGCcaaaattcttgttttttcatctaagtatacaaaaaatttgcaataattacaatgtcttcaatatattaatgattaattgataaaaattttagcaaaaatataagaGGCAGTTACAGCACGTGAGACAGAAGTTCATAAAACTTCATGTAAttatatatcatatttattatttcatttgtacgaTTTGTGCGGTATCTGTACAAATAAAGCATGGTTTTCTACTCCCTCCCTCTTTTCTTCTAGAGAACGACGTGGGACTaccgaagaatatttaatgttgTATCAGCTATTCGTTGAGCaccttttaatatattatttttgttttcagtgACATGAATGTGTCGTGGCAGAATATAAGGTCATTCTTTATGAActtaaattgtttatcattttcaaagcTTAAGCAATGCTAAGCAGTAATTCATTTGATTATAGGCCTGCAGTTCTTCAGCGCTGCGACAGCGTGGTACTGTAAGCTTTGCGACTCCTGGATAGGCGATCTTCATTGTGCGAGTTTGCACCTGAAATCTAAGCAGCATTCCGAAAATTATTCCGTAAGTCCATCTAATCATCTTtactcaaaaataatatacatttgcgGACAAAGCATTGGCATCAAGCTGTgagacattttatttcattcattttctatgttacatttaattatttttgaaaaataaggtATACTATTTTGTAGGACATTTTTTgtcttacaaaataaattattttgtttttcaaaagtATTGTTAAGGAATCGAGGAAACCTAATTTATTAGCAAaatgataacaattttttcatccGACAAAATATTggattcaaaagaaaaattaacatttgGATATCTCTATCggtgcaaaattaaattacccgACAGGAACATTTGTTATTGGTATATTCACGCGTTTGTGATGTTTGTTTTTAACCAAATGAAATGGTTTCATTGGCATTCAATAGCGTATTGACGTAAAACTAAAATGCCTTAAGTTAACTAATAaaaccaattaaaattaaaggttacaattaaaaagattgCTCGTATTTTGAAACGAAGTTAAACGTATAATCCATCTACGGGTTACGTAATTATTTTGTGGCAAATTCTTTTATACCAAACagtaaattaaatgttcatttttacaCAGAGTTTCGTCGAACAGAATCCACATTGGGAGACCGATTGGATGGCAGACCGTGAGAAAGCATTCTCCGAGGACAAGCACAAACAGATCCAAATGGAGTTGCAAAAGCATAAAGACGATGACCCACCGACGAAGTCGAAGAAGTCGAAGAAGAGCAAAAAGAAGTCGAAGAagtcgaagaaacgaagaaacagaaGCAGTGGTAGCGACACTACGAGCGATTCCGATAATTCGGATACGGATTCCGATCAAGACATGTCCAAGAGTATACGTGTCGCTAtgcgaaacaaaatgaaagcGTCTACCCAGGCAATCCTCAACGAGGAGATAGACTATCACCGAATAAAGTTGAAGGGTCACTGGTCGAAGGTGAACCAACATATGAATCAACCACCAACGCCAGAACAGCAGACGACAGAAACCGACGACAGACAGTTGCTAAATTCAATTAGGGACAAACTGAAAGCTAAACAGGAGGAGGAAATGAAGTCTTTGAGTAATTGTAGATTAAGTCAAGAGAAGATTgtcgaggaagaagaggaacaaGAGCAGACTccttttgcaaataaaatgaagtcaGAGAGTTTAGAGGCATGGGGTCCGAAAGAGCCGCCAAAGCCGTTCTGGATAAAGAAGGAAGAGGAGAAACCGCAACCTATGACAAACAAGCCTATCGAGCTTCCGAAACCGGAGGAGATGCCCAAACCTCACATGGGATTTTGGACGAAGCAACAGGTCAACATGACCGTGAAACCCCCCGAGAACAAGTCTTTGGACAAGGAAGACGATAGAGACCGAGAGAACGACAGATACAAAGAGGATCGTGAGAGGAAATACGAGCGACGCGAAGACAAATATGATCGTTACAGCAGATACGACAGAAGACGCGGCCGGGACAGAGATAGGGAACGTGACAGAGACAGGGAAAGAGATAGGGATAGGGACCGTGAAAGGGATTATTACGATGATCGACGAAAGCGAGACAGCAATGAATCGCCACGACGCGAGAGGAATTGGCGCGACAGTCCAAAGAGAAACTACGAAAAATACAGCAAAGATAGAAGAGACGATAACTCGTCCAACGACGAGtcaaaatttgagaaaaagaCAAACGAATCCGCCTCTAAGTCCAAGAAGGGTGGTGTGCAAACGAAAAAGTCAACACCTCAGGTATCAAAAGGCA
This window contains:
- the LOC128877910 gene encoding zinc finger matrin-type protein CG9776-like; its protein translation is MKSIHNVIDMLTGIIGDKATVDDLKSKFKLEINKRSRSPKEDFPKGKSESPDRSSVSDSDKESKLERELKERKSPEDAKPMYNLVHYDPEMHWCKVCDIFPKTAKEYLNHLHSNEHKEACLERKIVDMPWHERNGEGTEKEVPYYPGLPTKRTPIKGLQFFSAATAWYCKLCDSWIGDLHCASLHLKSKQHSENYSSFVEQNPHWETDWMADREKAFSEDKHKQIQMELQKHKDDDPPTKSKKSKKSKKKSKKSKKRRNRSSGSDTTSDSDNSDTDSDQDMSKSIRVAMRNKMKASTQAILNEEIDYHRIKLKGHWSKVNQHMNQPPTPEQQTTETDDRQLLNSIRDKLKAKQEEEMKSLSNCRLSQEKIVEEEEEQEQTPFANKMKSESLEAWGPKEPPKPFWIKKEEEKPQPMTNKPIELPKPEEMPKPHMGFWTKQQVNMTVKPPENKSLDKEDDRDRENDRYKEDRERKYERREDKYDRYSRYDRRRGRDRDRERDRDRERDRDRDRERDYYDDRRKRDSNESPRRERNWRDSPKRNYEKYSKDRRDDNSSNDESKFEKKTNESASKSKKGGVQTKKSTPQVSKGKLPFIGRLPLFKKKTEEPKLPEKDITPLPYQQSKFEDTPKVPNEIINPPGVVHITKLATPLNLGGSSNNNASTIVPIQVNKNQPMKILVAPPPPVLNEAKPTQQVVDMEIEDQTDETLIEEPIMEQQKQPQTVAKLPLPPHPPPPLNRPPPSFSVQQSSQQQQTSMQVRPQFSTSQPPPPFISNPPPFVQSQPRFPPHQPVRPPVQTHPPFMTNPPPLPTVESATQDISEIPEPTEKRTDPSIPLPDDLQEALNIIFPKEETETKQQSQQETNIMYSSMYSMLGCVGYGPEYMDQPPPEITQAEAEVDTQPGPDDLKMLGIDEGDTIL